From Roseateles sp. SL47:
GTCTGAAGGACTCAGCGGTGCGTGAACTGGGCCTGAATGCGCCGATGGTGGCGTCTTCGCTGCATGCCTATGTGAACGGCGAGGTGGCCACCTACTGGACCACGCCGAACGGCGATCAGGTGGAGGTCCTGTTGCGCCTGCCCCAGGACCAGCGGCAGAACCTGGAACAGATGCGTCGCCTGCCGGTGGCCTTTGCCAAGGACGGTTCGCCCGTGTCGCTGGAGCAGGTGGCCACGCTGGAGGAGGTGTTCAACCCCGAGGTGATCCGCCGTCAGAACCTGCAGCGCCGTGAAGCGGTTTATGCCGGTGTGCAGGGGCGTCCGTCGGGCGATGTGAATGCGGACGTGCAGAAGCTCATCAAAGAGACCGAACTGCCCCCGGGCATCAGCTTCATGGTGGACGGGGACAGCAAGCAGCAGGCGGACTTCATGATCGGCCTGGTGGCGGCGATGGGGCTGGCGCTGATCTTCATCTACATCGTGCTGGCCAGCCAGTTCGCCAGCTTCCTGCAGCCGATTGCGATCATGGCGTCGCTGCCGCTGTCGCTCATCGGGGTGATGCTGGCCCTGCTGTTTTGGAAGACCACGCTGAATGTGTTCTCCATGATCGGCCTGGTGATGCTGATGGGCCTGGTGACCAAAAACGCGATTCTGCTGGTGGACTTTGCCAACCATGCGCGCAAGGAAGGGCTCTCCATTCCCGAGGCGCTGCTGCAGGCCGGGCTGGTGCGGATGCGGCCCATCATCATGACGACTGCCGCCATGGTGTTTGGCATGTTGCCGATGGCGATTGCGCTGAATGATGGTGGCGAGATCCAGGCACCGATGGGCCGGGCCATCATCGGCGGGGTGATCACCTCGACGCTGCTGACGCTGGTGGTGGTGCCGGTGATTTATTCCTACCTGGTGCGGGGTGCCAAGACCTTCCATGCGGCGGTGCAGGACGGGCAGGGCGGGGCAAGTGCTGCGACGTCTCAAGATGAGCGGCGTTCGGAGGCGTCTCTGGGCGATGTGGCTGCCACTCCCTCGGCTGGCATGGCGGACTGATGGAGGCGAGGGGGAGGAAAGCAGCCCGCGTCGTGGGGATCATTGCCCAGCTCTGGTTCGGGCGGAGCTTGCCGACCAGGGCGAGGTGCCTACATGGCGTCAGAACTAGAGCCGAGCGAGTAGTTCCTGAGCAGCAGCCTCGAACGAGGCAAACGCTGTAGAACACCCAACTTCAGCCCCCTCGAAAATGAGGGGAAGCAGCCTTTCGGAATACCGTGCTCGAAGCTCCTCGCTGACCTTTGCCGTTTTGAGGATCTTGGTCAAAGCCACGCGAGGATGCGATTCAAATTCGGGGTCTCTGTCCTTAAATTCAGCAGCGTCGCCTGCTACCAACTCCGCAAAGATGGAGCACGCCAGAGCAAGCTGCTCTCCGGCTGGGCCTCCATGATGCGGTGAACATCGTAAACGTGACGAACCAATGCAGGGTCCATCTCCGATTCTTGGAGTCCACTCCATTTCCAGTGGCAGCGTCGTAGGAGTGACAGCACCTTCTCGGCAAGCGTCTCGGCGACGTGGAAGCATGAAATCGTAACGGTCTTCGATCGTGGTAAGCCCGCCAAGGTTTCGTGCAGATAACCGAAGCTGACTGGCGTGGCCTTCAGCCTCGGATGTCTATGGATGACTTCTAGCTTCAATTCGGGCCGCAGCGTTCCAAGCAGCGGCGCCTTCGACTTGTACTGAGAGCCAACCACGTAGTAGCGATGTGCGTCGCGGACGTGAGGATTCCTCCGGCCGTCCACGACATCTGGCACTTTAAATTCTGCGGACGCCAAAACACTTTCGATGGCCGCATGGAGGGCCCTCAAGCGCGCCCGGCAGCTGATGTCCTTCTTAAGCTCAGCAGACGGGGGCGAGAGGACCACCTTGATGTCGATGTCTTCGGACATCCGGGAAATCAGCCGGTGCGCCTTGGAAAGGCAAGTTCCTCCGGCAAACACGAGCTGAATGCCGTCATCGACTTTTGGTGATTCCCCTCGACGCAGCCCCTTGAAGTGCTCATGCCGAATTTCCAGTCGGCTCAGCTCGTCGAGCAAGTCCGTAACGTGGATATCTTTCTCTGCCGTTTGATAGGGCAGGCCAGCAAGAAGCCCTTGCGCCGAAAGGTCTTCAAGCGCTTGCTGCTGCTCGACCGTAATTGTTCTCATAGGCGAGGCGGCGCCCGCCCACGACAATGTTTCGCTGAATCCGGCGTTTTCCCGTGTTGACCACCAGTTTGCCGGGCATCTGAGTGGTTCGACCCGCGTTGTACTCTGCCGCAGCGCTGCCCACGCTCACTTTCACGCCCATGCGGTTCAGAGCTTCCAGGGAAAGACTTTCCAATGTTCCTGCTGGAATGGTTGCCCCGGTGACAGAGCTAACTCTGGTTTTTGCGTAGATGCCGGTGCCAATTCGTACAAGCACCCCGCGTTGCTGCAGCAACTTTAGAGCTGCGGAAAGCTGGGAGGAGCTGCCGAGCGAGGCGATGTCCGAGCGCAGGACGACATTGCCCTTTCTCCGGGCAATGGACCGCAGTAGTCGTTCTTCCAGTTTCATGACCTTACCCTTCTTGAACCCGCAAGAGTCGCTGGCGATAGGAGGTTTGGCATCATTCGAAAAAGCCCGTAATTTCTTTATAAATCAAAGACTTGTGACTCCGCATCTTGCCGGAAAGTCGGCAAGATGCGGAGCCGAATCGTGTGCGTGCGTCCGAGATGGAAGCCCCGGGGCTCCTGTAAGCGGGCGCGCAAAAACGGAATTGGGAGCGCACAAAGGCGGAATTGAAGCCGCCTTCATGCACCCATGTGGATAACCGGGGAGCCTAGGCGACCGCACTGTAGGACACCCCGGACAGCGAAATCCAGTCGCTGCAGTTCGCGGTGGACCCGGTCGCCTCGTTCACCCGCACCGTGCCGTCCGAGCCAACCACCACCGGCACGGCGGTCTGGTTCCCCCCCGCCGAGCCCGTCGCCATGAAGCGCTTAGGCGTCAGCGGCCACGCCCAGGCGGGCAGCGTTGAGACGAGGTTGTTGCCGCCCGGTTTCACCAGGCCACGGACGTTCACCCGCCCGCCGAGCAGGTCCACACCAAAGGGATCGTTGCCATTTACCTGGCTCCAGGTGCCCGCCAACGCAGGCCGGAGGCCCCCGTTCAGGGTGCTGTAGACCTGGGGCACGTTCGTGGTCTTCTGAAGAGCGCCGAGGACGATGCTGGGCGTGCCGGTGATGTGGAAGACCGCGTCGGCGAGCACCTCGGCCACCAGAGTTCCGATGTCGACGTAGGCCGTGTTCCCCAAGTCCACCGCGTTGTCCGCGCCCACCACCAGCAGATGCCCCACGCTCGCGCGCTCTTGCAGCGTCGCGCCGACGTGGAACACCGCCTGGAGCCCTACCGTGGTGTTGCGGCACTCCAACTGCCCGATGTTGAAGCGCATCAGGCTGCCTTGGCCGACGCCGGCGTCCAGCAGTTGCACCCCTTGTCGTATTCCGCCCACGTCCTTCTGGTCGATAAAGGCACCCCCGATCTTCACGGAGGAGATCACGTAGTTCCCCCCGAAGGACGTTCCAATGCCCCTTTTCGCCCCCACGGACCGCAGCTGAGCGATCTGCACCGTGTCGATGTTGTTGCCCGAAGCGTGGAGCAGCAGACCGTACTCTTGAGCGCCAAGAGCCGTCGCCCAGGGGGTGGTACCCGGAGGGCCGTTGGCGTCGGTCACGATCCGGCCGATGTTGATGTCGGACGCAATGGCCGTGGCCTGCAGGTCGGACTTGATGATGACGGCCTCGGTGCCATTGCAGTACGACGTCAGCGCCTCGGCGCGCACCTTGCTGCACTTGATGACGATGCCGTGGATGCCGTAGCAGCCGAGGATCTCCCCGGTACAAAGCACGTCGGCGACCCCTTCGCCGATGATCGCCGAGTGGGTCGCTGAGCCCGGGCTGCTGCACAAGGTCGTGACGTTGTGCAGGCGAATGCCACGCTTCAGCGGTGAGGCGGCCTTGATCGCATTGGTGGGATAGGTGATGTTCAGCGCCTCAGTGACGCCGGGCGCCTCGACGTTGCCGTAGAAGGCCGCGACCACGTTTTTGCCGCAGTCGATTCCCAGGTCGCTCAGCTCGAAGCCGCTGGCGTAGGCGAGCAGCATCCCCTGGATGATCGAGCCGCCAGTCAACGATCGGCAGTCGTTCGCATAGGCGGGCATCTTCCGGCCGCGAATCTTGACGTTGTCCTTGCTGATGTAGCTACCCGGGCCATCAAATCCGTATGCGTAGCCGGAAGGCTTGTAGGTCGCAACCTCCAGCTGCACCACACCGCCGCCTGCGGGCAACGCGTTGATGGCTGCATCCAGCGCTCCGATGTTCCCGATCCCGAACCATTCGGGGCGCACGCTCATGCCGTTGTCGATGGTCACCTTCGCCGCCAAGTCGAAGATCTGTCGCGTGGTGTCGATGATAGGCACCGTGATCGTGACGGCTACGCCGACCAGGCAGGCACCGAAGATCTGCACCGGGCGGCCGCGCGCGTTGGCCGCCACGAACTCGGCGCGCTTGTCGGTGCCGTCGGCAATGATGACCGTCGGCAAAGAATTGTTGGCGGGGCCGGCGAGCAGCTTGATCGCGGCCAGCAACTGGCCGTTCGAGTTGGGATCGAGCGCGGCTCCAGAGCCTTCAATGGCGCTCGCGACTTCCTCCTGGATCGCGTTGAACCATTCCGCCTGCCCTTCGGTCGGTCGATTGGCCGTGCCAGGCACGCCGTTCTTCCAGCCGTGCTTGCCGGGGCCGAACGCGTCGGTGTCCTTGTTGAGCGTGTTGATGCGGCGCATGGATCAGACTCCGAAGTCAAAGAAACAGGTGGTGTGCGCCGGCTTCAGCCTGTTGACGACACACGTGATGGATTCAATCGAAGACCAGTTGGCCAAGGGCTCGATACAGGGGCTGCCCGCAGTGAAGTAGGTAACACGTTCCGACTGCGGCATCTGCATGACCCACACGAAGCGCCAGTCGGCCGAGGCAACCGGCTCTGCGCAGGTGTCGGTGCAGGTCCAGGGCGTGTACTCGTAGACCCTGGTGCCCGGATAGCCGAGTGCCTCGGCGAGCGCCTCGTAGTAGGCCGGCTGCTGCGATCCGCGAGCGGTGATGCGCGTGACCAACGCCAAGCGACGGTCGGCGATGGTCTGGCCGTCCACCTCGGCGCAGGCATCCGGGAGACCATAGGTTTGCTCGAACTCGTCGAGCAAGGCGTAGGTGCTGCGAGGGTCCAGCTCGCCATCCAGAACGCCGCCAAGGTCAAGACCATCGTCGAGCAGTGCCGCCATCGCGGCCAGCTCGGCAGCGAGCGCAGGGCCGCGCGAGTCGTAGGCCACCGGCGGTAGCAGCCGGGCAAGGATATCCATATGGGTCGAAGCCATCGTCACACCCCCAGCGTCAACGTGCCCATCTGGGCCAATTCCAGATGAAGCACATTCACCGATGTCTCCACATTGGCGACTGGTGCGGTGATGACGACGTTGACGACGCCAGGCACGTCCTGGATAGCAGCCGACAGGCGACTCAGGTACACCGTGTCTCCCGGCGCTAGCTGATCCACGTAGGCCGCAATGGCCGTCGCCGCCGACGCCTGGGCCGATGCGAGTGAGACGCCGGAGAGGATCACGGTAGCCGTGATGTTGATCTCGACCAGATCGGGCTGCAGCACGAGCACGTCACTCGTCACCGGGCGGTGCTCCTCGATGTGGTCTTCCACCGCTTCGATGAGCCCCGCGCTCGGCAGTCCATCGAGAGCCCTGATCGCAACGTCCACAGTGCCCAAGCCGCGACGACCGCCAAAGCACCAGGCGCGGCCGACGCCGGCCACCTCGGTGGCCCACCGCACGTAGTCGGCCGAGTTGCCGCCGGCGGGCGCGTTGCGCATGCGTTCCAGTAGACGCGCGCGCAGTGAAGCGTCGTCCTCCGACACGTCGCCGCCGTCCATCGTGGCCACGGCCGCCGCAGTGATGCCAGCCACCGGAACGACGATGGTCAGCGGATCGGTGGGCGACAGATTGCCAGCGGGCCCGGCCAGCAGCGCCCAGGCCGCCACGTTGACCGAGCCCGAGCCGCCGATGGCCGTGTTCTCGGTCACCTCGTACTGCTGTCCGTTCGCCGCCTGCAGCAGCAGCCCGGCGCTGACGGGAGTTGTCGCCTCTCCGGTCAGCGTCACCGTGCCTGAGGCAACGGCGGCCGCCTTGCGGGCGAGGCCGTAAAGGGACGCTTGACGTTCCAAGTAGTCCGGATCGGCTGTGTCCGGGAAGTGCTGGCGTGCCAGCCACCAGATGTGCTGATGCAGGCTCTCGACGGCGGCCGCGACGGCGCTGGCGCGCACGTAGTGGTCGCTGTCGCTGCCGGTGGCCGCCTGGGGCTGCTGGTTGGCCACCTGCTGCAGGTAGCGCGCGCGCAGCGTGTCGAAGTCGGGGATTTCAATGGCCATTCAACCGACCTTGATGAAGAAGTCGAAAGTTCGCTCGGCTTGACCCGCGTCGGTGATCGTCACCAGCAGGTTCAGCCGCCCGGACGCATGCTCGGCCTGCACATCGACTGCGAGCGCTCGGCCGTCGTCGACCAGCGGCTGCAGGCATTGCTGAACAAACTGCACCGCTAGGCGCTGCACGCGCGGCACGTCCTTCTCGCGCTGCAGCTCGTGCAGGCGGGAGCCCAGCGACGTGTCGGCCCACCAGCTGCCCAGCGGCGTCATCACGCGCAGGTACACGGCGTTGGCCAGACCGTCCGCTGGATCGCGGGCCAAGTCGCCGGCCGACTGCACATAGTCGGCAGAGATGGGGTCAATGTAGGTGTCGCTCATCGCTTGCCTCACATCGCCGCGCTCGGCGTGTTGGTGCTGCCGCCAGAGACGTTGTTCTCCGGGTGCTTGTGGCCGTTGTAGACGGCACGCATGCCGCTCATGGTCTTGGCACCGCCGGCGTCGGCCACCTCGCCATCGGCCGTGATATTGGCGCCGGCAGTGACGTTGTGCGAGGCGGCGACGGTTGGCGTGTTCAGCGCCACACCGCCACTCGCGTCAACCGTGAACTGCGGCGTCGTTATGGTCACGCTGCTGGCCGCGTTGATCTGCACCTTATCGGTCTCGATCAGCACCTTGGCCTGGCTGACCATGTGGATGGTGCGGTCGGCGCGGAGGTGGACGAAGTCGCCCCACTGGTTGTAGAGGCAGGCCTCGCCGGCCTGGTCGAGCTGGAAGCGGTAGGCGCCGTGCTCGGTGGCCACGATGACGGCCGCACTGCTGCGGCCGCCGAGCGGCAGCACGATGAGTTGCGTGCCCGCCGGCGGTGCGCTGGTGAAGCCGAACTGCTGCATCAGCTCGACGCGATCGAGCTGCTCGCCGGCCAGGCCTTCGCCGCTGGCGAGTTGAACCTTGGGTCTGAGCTGCAAACTCGTCAGCAGGCCTCGGAAGGCAAGCCGGGCGCCGGCGGCCGCGCGCTCCACTTGGCGCCGCATGGCTTCGACCATCCGCGTCATGGTGCCGCTCCGGTCGTCGCGTCGATGATCCGGCCCGGCACGCTGTTCTTGCCGCGGCGGTGCTTGCGCTTGCTCGGGTGGGCATACAAAGCCCAGGCGCCGTCTTCCTTCAGCGTCAGGTCCGTGACCTGGCCGCGCATGCGATCCCCCGAGATGCGCCGCGAGATGACGAAGTAGATGCCGTCGAGGCCATGCGGCTCGCTCACCACGCGCACACGCTGGCCAGCGGCCCACAGCTTGCCGTTGGGCGCGCGGTGGCCGGCCACGGTGGCGCGCAGGTCATAGGCACGCAGGCGACCGTCGCTGATGAGCTTGCTGCCGCGCGCTGCGGCGATCTCTTCGTTGGTCGCCTCGAAGTCGCAAAGGATCTTGGGACGATAGGCAGACACGCCGTCGTCACGCACAGTGCGCTTCACGTTGTGGCGGCCGCTGCGAATACCGATGGCGCCGCTCTGGCCCAACACGGTGATCTCGCTGTAGCGGTCGGCCTGGCTGCGCTTCTCCGCGAGCGACAAGACGTTGTTACCGATACCGTCGCGGCGCAGCGCTAGCGTTCCGACCGGGTCCGTGTCGTAGTGCGGACCGCCAACCACCAGGCTGCCATCGGGCTCGAACCAGGGCCACAGGCCATTGGCTTCAGCCGCGCGCTGCAGCATGTCCCAAGCCGTGTCACCGGGCTCGGTCATGACCCGGTCGCGCTGCAGCTGGCGTTCCGCGTCTACGCTGAAGCGGACGCTGGGCAGCAGCTTCTTCACGACCTTGTCGATGATCTGCAGCAGCGTCATCTGCTGCTGCGTGAAGATGGGCGCGCTGCAGTCCACCAGCACGCCGGCGTTGTCGCGGCCAGTCAGCTGCAGGCGATGCTCGCCACGTGCCACCTGGTGGTCGATGTCATCGATCAGGCCGACCAGCACTGTCTCTCCGCCCACACGAACCTTGACCTCGGCGCCAGGCTTAAGCGCGGCGGGCACAGCCAGCTCGTTGGCGCTCAGGCTCATGTTCCATGCGTCTGCCGCTAGCAGCAGGCTGGAGTCGATCTCATAGCGCTGCCAGCCTGCATGCGCGAGGCCACCGACGAGCAGCTCGACCTGATCAGCGGGCATAGGCCTTCACCTTCTCGCCGCGTTCCACCACCAGGCGACGACCCCAGGCGTTCAGGCGCAACAGCTCGGCGGCGCGCGTATGGTCGCCGTAGAGCCCGTGAGCCACCAGGCGCAGCGGCCCACTCAAGGGCGCTGCACGCAGTTGCACCGGCGGGCGAAGCTCAATCACCGCGCGAGCTGCTTGCTGCACCTGGAAGGCCACGGCGCGCAGACTCGCGCTGGCAGCCGCAACCGCTCCGGCTGACTCGGGGCCCGCCGCGGCACGCAGGTCCTCCAGGGCCGCCTGCAGCGCCGCTCGGGTGTTGCCTGCGATCTGCTCCACGTCGGTGGCGTCCAGCAGCTGCTCATCCAGCTCGCCCGTCAGCACGATGATGGCCGCTTCGGCCAGGCAGCAGCCTGCGTGCGTGCGGGCGTGGGCCTGCACCATCAGCGCGTCCGCGTTCGGCGCCAGCAGCGCGATCTGGGCTGGCGCGAGCGCGGCAGAAGCTCGGTCAAAGTCGGCCAGGCCGGATCGTGCAGCCGTGCCTGTCGACGAGTTGCTCACCGAGCTGCCACTAAAGAGGATATTGCGGCCGCCGAACGGCAGGCCCTGCAGCGCGCGGTCCAGCACGTTGCGGGCGTCAGCGACATAGGCCTGCGGGTAGAAGAGCGGATCTAGTTCGCTCAGGCGCTGCTTGAGCGCGGTGGTGTCCACCAGAGTGCGCAACTTCCCCAGCGCGGACTGCATCTGCGAGCGCAGGTTGAGCTGCAGCGGCACCGGGCCCTTCATGACTTTCTGGACGCGCACCGTCAGGGCGTCGTCCGCTGCGGAACGCGCCTGATCAGCCTGGGCGCTGACGGCTTCGCCGGCCAGGACGGGCGATGGGGTCTGGAAAATCCGGTCGGCCGTGCGGCTCTCGACGAACTCCAGGTTCAGCTTGCAGCCGTCACGGAAGTCCGCCTCGTGCTCAACGGTCCAGCTGGTGCAGACCGCACGGTCAATGTTGCCGAACACCGGATGCACTAGGCGGCCAGTGTCGGCACTGCGCAGCGCGGCCAGCAACGTGGCCAGGCGCGCCTCGTAGTCGTCCTGCGCGGCCTCGCTGCCACGCCGCGGCCGCGTGTTGAAAATGATGGCCGTGAAGCGGATGCGCTGAGGGCCGACGCCCAGATCCTCGACCTCGGCGCCATCGCGGTAGGGGTACTCGTTCGTGACCGCCGCACGCTGCACCGAGTCGCTGACCGACTCGATGTCGAATTCGATGCCCTTGAAGCTGGCTTGAAGGAGGGTTTCAGACCACATGCGTCACTCCCTTACTGCCGGCGGCTGTACCACTCGACCTGCTCGTCCACCACAGAGGTGATTTCGCGGCCGTTGATCATGACCTTGATGGGCGGGCGGTTGGCCATCGCGGCGGCTGCAGCCTCCAGCGCCTGCGCGGCCTCGGCCTGGCGGTTGGAGTTGAGCGCCTCCTGCGCCTCCTGATTGCCGAAGAATGTCATCACCTGTGCGATGGTCTCGCCGATGCCATCAGCCACCTTGGT
This genomic window contains:
- a CDS encoding nucleotidyl transferase AbiEii/AbiGii toxin family protein, giving the protein MRTITVEQQQALEDLSAQGLLAGLPYQTAEKDIHVTDLLDELSRLEIRHEHFKGLRRGESPKVDDGIQLVFAGGTCLSKAHRLISRMSEDIDIKVVLSPPSAELKKDISCRARLRALHAAIESVLASAEFKVPDVVDGRRNPHVRDAHRYYVVGSQYKSKAPLLGTLRPELKLEVIHRHPRLKATPVSFGYLHETLAGLPRSKTVTISCFHVAETLAEKVLSLLRRCHWKWSGLQESEMDPALVRHVYDVHRIMEAQPESSLLWRAPSLRSW
- a CDS encoding DUF6088 family protein; this encodes MKLEERLLRSIARRKGNVVLRSDIASLGSSSQLSAALKLLQQRGVLVRIGTGIYAKTRVSSVTGATIPAGTLESLSLEALNRMGVKVSVGSAAAEYNAGRTTQMPGKLVVNTGKRRIQRNIVVGGRRLAYENNYGRAAASA
- a CDS encoding putative phage tail protein, translating into MDILARLLPPVAYDSRGPALAAELAAMAALLDDGLDLGGVLDGELDPRSTYALLDEFEQTYGLPDACAEVDGQTIADRRLALVTRITARGSQQPAYYEALAEALGYPGTRVYEYTPWTCTDTCAEPVASADWRFVWVMQMPQSERVTYFTAGSPCIEPLANWSSIESITCVVNRLKPAHTTCFFDFGV
- a CDS encoding baseplate J/gp47 family protein, producing MAIEIPDFDTLRARYLQQVANQQPQAATGSDSDHYVRASAVAAAVESLHQHIWWLARQHFPDTADPDYLERQASLYGLARKAAAVASGTVTLTGEATTPVSAGLLLQAANGQQYEVTENTAIGGSGSVNVAAWALLAGPAGNLSPTDPLTIVVPVAGITAAAVATMDGGDVSEDDASLRARLLERMRNAPAGGNSADYVRWATEVAGVGRAWCFGGRRGLGTVDVAIRALDGLPSAGLIEAVEDHIEEHRPVTSDVLVLQPDLVEINITATVILSGVSLASAQASAATAIAAYVDQLAPGDTVYLSRLSAAIQDVPGVVNVVITAPVANVETSVNVLHLELAQMGTLTLGV
- a CDS encoding phage GP46 family protein, with the protein product MSDTYIDPISADYVQSAGDLARDPADGLANAVYLRVMTPLGSWWADTSLGSRLHELQREKDVPRVQRLAVQFVQQCLQPLVDDGRALAVDVQAEHASGRLNLLVTITDAGQAERTFDFFIKVG
- a CDS encoding phage baseplate assembly protein V, with the protein product MTRMVEAMRRQVERAAAGARLAFRGLLTSLQLRPKVQLASGEGLAGEQLDRVELMQQFGFTSAPPAGTQLIVLPLGGRSSAAVIVATEHGAYRFQLDQAGEACLYNQWGDFVHLRADRTIHMVSQAKVLIETDKVQINAASSVTITTPQFTVDASGGVALNTPTVAASHNVTAGANITADGEVADAGGAKTMSGMRAVYNGHKHPENNVSGGSTNTPSAAM
- a CDS encoding phage baseplate assembly protein: MPADQVELLVGGLAHAGWQRYEIDSSLLLAADAWNMSLSANELAVPAALKPGAEVKVRVGGETVLVGLIDDIDHQVARGEHRLQLTGRDNAGVLVDCSAPIFTQQQMTLLQIIDKVVKKLLPSVRFSVDAERQLQRDRVMTEPGDTAWDMLQRAAEANGLWPWFEPDGSLVVGGPHYDTDPVGTLALRRDGIGNNVLSLAEKRSQADRYSEITVLGQSGAIGIRSGRHNVKRTVRDDGVSAYRPKILCDFEATNEEIAAARGSKLISDGRLRAYDLRATVAGHRAPNGKLWAAGQRVRVVSEPHGLDGIYFVISRRISGDRMRGQVTDLTLKEDGAWALYAHPSKRKHRRGKNSVPGRIIDATTGAAP
- a CDS encoding DNA circularization N-terminal domain-containing protein, whose protein sequence is MWSETLLQASFKGIEFDIESVSDSVQRAAVTNEYPYRDGAEVEDLGVGPQRIRFTAIIFNTRPRRGSEAAQDDYEARLATLLAALRSADTGRLVHPVFGNIDRAVCTSWTVEHEADFRDGCKLNLEFVESRTADRIFQTPSPVLAGEAVSAQADQARSAADDALTVRVQKVMKGPVPLQLNLRSQMQSALGKLRTLVDTTALKQRLSELDPLFYPQAYVADARNVLDRALQGLPFGGRNILFSGSSVSNSSTGTAARSGLADFDRASAALAPAQIALLAPNADALMVQAHARTHAGCCLAEAAIIVLTGELDEQLLDATDVEQIAGNTRAALQAALEDLRAAAGPESAGAVAAASASLRAVAFQVQQAARAVIELRPPVQLRAAPLSGPLRLVAHGLYGDHTRAAELLRLNAWGRRLVVERGEKVKAYAR